From Methylopila sp. M107, a single genomic window includes:
- the trxA gene encoding thioredoxin, protein MATAKVSDSTFQSEVLNSAEPVVVDFWAEWCGPCRAIGPALEEISEELAGKVKIVKLNVDENPETATKFGISAIPMLMMFKGGEHVATQRGAAPKSKLVSWIETSV, encoded by the coding sequence ATGGCCACCGCCAAGGTCTCGGACTCCACCTTCCAGTCCGAAGTGTTGAACTCCGCCGAGCCCGTCGTCGTCGACTTCTGGGCCGAATGGTGCGGCCCCTGCCGCGCGATCGGCCCGGCCCTCGAAGAGATTTCCGAAGAGCTCGCCGGCAAGGTCAAGATCGTGAAGCTCAACGTCGACGAGAACCCCGAGACCGCCACCAAGTTCGGCATCTCGGCGATCCCGATGCTGATGATGTTCAAGGGCGGCGAGCACGTCGCGACCCAGCGCGGCGCGGCCCCGAAGTCCAAGCTCGTGAGCTGGATCGAGACGTCCGTCTGA
- the addA gene encoding double-strand break repair helicase AddA: protein MTGPSPVTRERQARASDPAISAWVSANAGSGKTYVLVQRVVRLLLAGADPSRILCLTFTKAAAVNMQNKVVERLRRWATTADETLIDEIAELDGARPDQSRLASARKLFARALETPGGLKIYTIHAFCGRLLHQFPFEANVAAGFSELDERDQAELMAQARAEVLARAARQPDGAIGRALGVLSSKLAGMTIDGALAEAVSERDAIRKLFLSEGIAGPDGAARELRAMFGLEAGDTVEALEADILGGGVPAGEWPAFAAELDLGSANDAKVAACFARAAAATGEADARAAYLSAFMTGAGKPRASMITAASRKRVPMLAAALDAERDRLAELTIRIRAVATVERSHALLVLADAAIGAYAASKSARGLLDYDDLISRTRALLSRADAAWVLFKLDGGLDHVLVDEAQDTAPEQWDIVKRLTEDFLAGAGARAGATRTVFAVGDEKQSIFSFQGAEPAAFGASRQHYDTAHRAVELDFADVRLTESFRSTQAVLKGVDLVFAREAANRGLSFGDDVRTLHTTTRAGAAGSVELWPLVAAEKGDFTEEAWDAPFDRVNQTSAVVRLGEAIAGEIDRTIAAGEHPPGEILILVRQRRALFEAILRALKRRRVPVAGADRLVVGEHIAVMDLLALGDAIVTPDDDLALACALKGPLFGLDDDDLMAVAPRRGARRLADALRDGPGRTIAAADRFAGFVAEAARRSPFDFYAHTLGVGGRRAFRARLGHEVDDPLDAFLDLAEGFSRTHPPSLAGFLHWMRAAPSEIKRDLDVASGEVRVMTVHGAKGLEAGMVVLADTCGPATSPRGPTLIMLPRPHAGHDAAPIPVWAGRKDDDPPALASARAEVLGQAHGEHRRLLYVAMTRAKDRLIVAGHDGGRARPEGAWYDLVADAMRESVDVETVEREGADPILRLSSGTPAPSEAAPSTIQTALPLAPPWLFETAPHEAAPGKPLSPSALVAEDGEPSVFAQGPGADMARLRGTLLHRLLKALPDVAPERRGEAAAHIAASGAEAFGTGACLMLAKSALAIVDDPAFAEVFRPEGRGEVPIVGRLRDGRPVSGRIDRLAVTPEAVLLVDYKTDRFPPAPGAPVPPAYRAQLAAYAELLGDIWPDRPVRAAILWTAAPRLDAVALPEAALA, encoded by the coding sequence ATGACCGGCCCCTCCCCCGTCACGCGCGAACGGCAGGCGCGGGCGTCCGATCCGGCGATCTCGGCTTGGGTGTCGGCGAACGCGGGCTCCGGCAAGACCTATGTGCTGGTTCAGCGCGTCGTGCGGCTGCTGCTCGCGGGCGCGGACCCGTCGCGCATCCTCTGCCTCACCTTCACCAAGGCGGCGGCCGTCAACATGCAGAACAAGGTCGTCGAGCGGCTGCGCCGCTGGGCGACGACGGCGGACGAGACGCTCATCGACGAGATCGCCGAGCTCGACGGCGCGCGGCCCGATCAGTCAAGGCTCGCCAGCGCCCGAAAACTGTTCGCGCGCGCGCTGGAGACGCCGGGCGGGCTGAAGATCTATACGATCCACGCCTTCTGCGGCCGGCTGCTCCACCAGTTCCCGTTCGAGGCCAATGTCGCGGCCGGGTTTTCGGAACTCGACGAGCGCGACCAGGCCGAACTGATGGCGCAGGCGCGCGCCGAGGTCCTTGCCCGCGCCGCCCGTCAGCCGGACGGCGCGATCGGCCGGGCGCTCGGCGTGCTGTCTTCGAAGCTCGCGGGCATGACGATCGACGGCGCGCTGGCCGAGGCTGTGTCGGAACGCGACGCCATCCGGAAGCTTTTCCTGAGCGAGGGGATCGCAGGACCGGACGGCGCGGCGCGGGAGCTTCGCGCGATGTTCGGACTCGAGGCCGGCGACACGGTTGAAGCGCTCGAAGCCGACATCCTCGGCGGCGGCGTCCCGGCGGGCGAATGGCCGGCCTTCGCGGCCGAGCTCGACCTCGGCTCCGCGAACGACGCCAAGGTCGCCGCCTGCTTTGCGCGCGCCGCGGCCGCGACGGGCGAAGCCGACGCGCGCGCCGCATACCTCTCGGCCTTCATGACCGGCGCCGGAAAGCCGCGCGCGTCGATGATCACCGCGGCGAGCCGCAAGCGCGTTCCGATGCTCGCGGCGGCGCTCGACGCCGAGCGGGACCGGCTCGCCGAGCTGACGATCCGCATCCGCGCGGTCGCGACGGTCGAGCGCAGCCACGCGCTCCTCGTGCTCGCCGACGCCGCGATCGGCGCCTACGCCGCGTCGAAATCCGCGCGCGGGCTGCTCGACTATGACGACCTGATCAGCCGCACCCGCGCCCTGCTCTCACGCGCCGACGCCGCCTGGGTGCTGTTCAAGCTCGACGGCGGGCTCGACCACGTGCTGGTCGACGAGGCGCAGGACACCGCGCCCGAGCAGTGGGACATCGTCAAACGCCTCACGGAGGACTTTCTGGCGGGGGCAGGCGCGCGGGCCGGCGCGACCCGCACGGTGTTCGCGGTCGGCGACGAAAAGCAGTCGATCTTCTCGTTTCAAGGAGCCGAACCCGCAGCGTTCGGCGCCTCGCGCCAGCACTACGACACGGCGCACCGGGCGGTCGAGCTCGACTTCGCGGACGTGCGGCTAACCGAGAGCTTCCGCTCGACGCAGGCCGTGCTGAAGGGCGTCGACCTCGTCTTCGCCCGCGAGGCCGCGAACCGCGGGCTTTCCTTCGGCGACGACGTGCGCACCCTCCACACGACGACGCGGGCCGGCGCAGCGGGCTCCGTCGAGCTGTGGCCGCTCGTCGCCGCCGAAAAGGGCGACTTCACCGAAGAGGCCTGGGACGCGCCGTTCGACCGGGTGAACCAGACCAGCGCCGTGGTGCGGCTCGGCGAGGCGATCGCCGGCGAGATCGACCGGACCATCGCGGCCGGCGAGCATCCGCCGGGCGAGATCCTCATCCTCGTGCGCCAGCGCCGGGCGCTGTTCGAAGCGATTCTTCGCGCTCTCAAGCGCCGTCGCGTGCCGGTGGCGGGCGCGGATCGTCTGGTCGTCGGCGAGCACATCGCGGTGATGGACCTGCTCGCGCTCGGCGACGCGATCGTCACGCCAGACGACGACCTCGCGCTCGCCTGCGCGCTGAAGGGTCCGCTGTTCGGGCTCGACGACGACGACCTGATGGCGGTCGCGCCCCGCCGAGGCGCCCGCCGGCTGGCCGACGCGCTTCGAGACGGACCCGGGCGCACGATCGCGGCGGCGGACAGGTTCGCGGGTTTCGTCGCCGAGGCCGCGCGGCGCTCGCCCTTCGACTTCTACGCCCACACGCTCGGCGTCGGCGGGCGGCGCGCGTTCCGGGCGCGGCTCGGCCATGAGGTCGACGACCCGCTCGACGCCTTCCTCGACCTCGCGGAAGGCTTTTCGCGGACCCATCCGCCGAGCCTCGCGGGATTCCTGCACTGGATGCGGGCGGCGCCCTCCGAGATCAAGCGCGACCTCGACGTCGCCTCCGGCGAGGTGCGCGTCATGACGGTGCACGGCGCGAAGGGGCTCGAGGCCGGCATGGTCGTGCTCGCGGACACCTGCGGCCCCGCGACCTCGCCGCGCGGCCCGACGCTGATCATGCTGCCGCGCCCGCATGCCGGCCACGACGCGGCGCCGATCCCGGTCTGGGCGGGCCGCAAGGACGACGATCCGCCGGCCCTCGCCTCGGCGCGGGCGGAGGTGCTGGGACAAGCGCATGGCGAGCACAGGCGCCTGCTCTACGTCGCGATGACGCGCGCCAAGGACCGGCTGATCGTGGCCGGCCATGACGGCGGACGCGCGCGCCCCGAAGGCGCCTGGTACGACCTCGTCGCAGACGCCATGCGCGAGAGCGTCGACGTCGAGACGGTCGAACGGGAAGGCGCCGACCCGATCCTGCGGCTGAGTTCGGGGACGCCCGCTCCGTCCGAAGCCGCGCCGTCCACGATCCAGACCGCCCTGCCGCTCGCCCCGCCATGGCTGTTCGAGACGGCGCCGCACGAGGCGGCCCCCGGAAAGCCGCTGTCGCCCTCAGCGCTCGTGGCCGAGGACGGCGAGCCGTCCGTCTTCGCCCAAGGCCCCGGCGCCGACATGGCGCGGCTGCGCGGCACGCTGCTGCATCGCCTCCTGAAGGCGCTGCCGGACGTCGCGCCGGAGCGCCGGGGCGAGGCCGCGGCGCACATCGCGGCGAGCGGCGCGGAGGCGTTCGGGACCGGCGCCTGCCTGATGCTCGCGAAGTCGGCGCTTGCGATCGTGGACGATCCGGCGTTCGCCGAGGTGTTCCGGCCGGAGGGCCGCGGCGAGGTCCCGATCGTTGGCCGGCTGCGCGACGGGCGACCCGTCTCGGGCCGAATCGACCGGCTCGCGGTGACGCCCGAGGCCGTGCTGCTCGTCGACTACAAGACCGACCGGTTTCCGCCAGCGCCCGGCGCGCCGGTCCCGCCGGCCTATCGCGCGCAGCTTGCGGCCTATGCGGAGCTGCTCGGCGACATCTGGCCCGATCGTCCCGTCCGCGCCGCGATCCTGTGGACCGCGGCCCCGCGGCTCGACGCGGTCGCGCTTCCCGAGGCCGCGCTTGCTTGA